A genomic window from Acidobacteriota bacterium includes:
- a CDS encoding 16S rRNA (cytosine(967)-C(5))-methyltransferase RsmB — MPSRAFHPSPRRLAAEHLGRVLARRSCTPEGLADEPAYRSLDDADRRLCFELLLGTLRHLALVDAVLERLCRRPPRFQPPLVRNILRTALYQLFYLERVPDYAAVDEAVGEIRRSPYRGMGGFANGVLRAAARQGRPEAVLDADPATPAGLALLHSHPQFLVERWLERHPREAIEAWLRRANRPPAHYLVANTQRTDAAALAAAWAARGIAVRPARPGWPVLAVAGSLRDVDGELNAGLCYPQDLWSFAISRLVPERPYRAVADLCAAPGGKSFALSLRFPDTRLTAMDSHPARLAVLARRAAALGLDRIATVVGDAAAPPLPSAGYDLVLVDAPCSGTGTLQHNPDLRWKLKPEDILRLSRLQRPILAAAAGLVAPGGILIYATCSTEPEENEAVVSDFLEREVGAFRPLSPDAAGTQFITPDGYFRTFPAATEGEGFFAAVMERQTTAE; from the coding sequence TTGCCTAGCCGCGCGTTCCACCCGTCGCCGCGGCGGCTGGCAGCCGAGCACCTGGGCCGGGTGCTGGCCCGGCGCAGCTGCACGCCCGAGGGACTGGCCGATGAGCCCGCCTACCGGAGCCTGGACGACGCCGACCGCCGGCTCTGCTTCGAGCTGCTGCTCGGCACCCTGCGCCACCTTGCTCTCGTGGACGCAGTCCTGGAGCGGCTGTGCCGCCGGCCGCCGCGCTTCCAGCCGCCGCTGGTGCGCAACATCCTCCGCACCGCCCTCTACCAGTTGTTCTACCTCGAGCGGGTGCCCGACTATGCCGCGGTTGACGAGGCCGTTGGGGAGATCCGCCGCTCGCCGTACCGGGGCATGGGCGGGTTCGCCAACGGGGTGCTGCGCGCCGCGGCGCGCCAGGGCCGGCCGGAGGCGGTCCTGGACGCCGATCCCGCCACGCCGGCCGGCCTGGCCCTGCTCCATTCGCACCCCCAGTTTCTGGTGGAGCGCTGGCTGGAGCGGCATCCTCGCGAGGCGATCGAGGCCTGGCTTCGGCGGGCCAACCGGCCGCCGGCGCACTACCTGGTGGCCAACACGCAGCGCACCGACGCCGCGGCGCTGGCCGCCGCCTGGGCGGCCCGGGGCATCGCCGTCAGGCCGGCCCGGCCGGGGTGGCCGGTGCTCGCCGTAGCCGGCTCTCTGCGCGACGTGGACGGAGAGCTGAACGCGGGGTTGTGCTACCCGCAGGATCTGTGGTCATTCGCCATCAGCCGGCTCGTGCCCGAGCGGCCCTACCGGGCTGTGGCCGACCTCTGCGCAGCGCCGGGCGGCAAGAGCTTCGCCCTTTCCCTGCGTTTTCCGGACACGCGCTTGACGGCCATGGACAGCCACCCCGCCCGGCTGGCGGTGCTGGCCCGCCGCGCTGCCGCGCTGGGCCTGGACCGGATCGCCACCGTGGTCGGCGACGCCGCCGCTCCGCCGCTGCCGTCCGCTGGCTACGATTTGGTGCTCGTGGACGCCCCCTGCTCCGGCACGGGCACGCTCCAGCACAATCCCGACCTGCGCTGGAAACTCAAACCCGAAGACATCCTCCGCCTGAGCCGCCTGCAGCGCCCCATCCTGGCGGCGGCCGCCGGTCTGGTGGCCCCCGGCGGCATCCTGATCTACGCCACCTGCTCCACCGAGCCGGAGGAGAACGAGGCGGTGGTGAGCGATTTTCTGGAGCGTGAAGTCGGCGCCTTCCGCCCGCTCTCCCCCGACGCCGCCGGAACACAGTTCATCACCCCGGACGGATATTTCCGAACATTCCCCGCCGCCACTGAAGGCGAAGGCTTCTTCGCCGCGGTGATGGAGCGGCAGACAACCGCCGAGTGA
- a CDS encoding formylglycine-generating enzyme family protein produces the protein MSKQFVWFFMLLLTVVFLFLSMGCGTQPEPTSEPTPVEPAAPEIDYNEMVFVPAGKCIIGGPFEDAVTRTSSPPHEVDLKAFWLDKYEVTYEQFLQFVAESGYATKGNWRVCDPNKPLHPIYNVIYSDAEAYAKWAKKRLPTQEEWEKAALWDEKTQKPRKFPWGDEWIDGAANSGSRVLMNIGESKGDVSFYGAHDMLGNIFEWTSSYYDPYPGTKAKDRNYGIKLMVVKGASLYIDGTKYPLAARAAFPNNYQLGVGFRCAKDATPEDEAKYKDLYK, from the coding sequence ATGAGCAAACAGTTTGTTTGGTTTTTCATGCTCCTGTTGACCGTCGTTTTTCTATTCCTGTCCATGGGCTGCGGGACGCAGCCGGAGCCGACGTCGGAACCGACGCCGGTGGAACCCGCCGCGCCGGAGATCGACTACAACGAGATGGTGTTCGTCCCTGCCGGCAAGTGCATCATCGGCGGGCCGTTTGAGGACGCGGTCACCAGGACCAGTTCGCCGCCGCACGAGGTGGATCTCAAGGCGTTCTGGCTCGACAAATATGAGGTGACGTACGAGCAATTCCTCCAGTTCGTGGCCGAATCCGGCTACGCCACCAAGGGCAACTGGCGCGTCTGCGACCCGAACAAGCCGCTGCACCCCATCTACAACGTCATCTACTCCGACGCCGAGGCGTACGCCAAGTGGGCCAAGAAACGGTTGCCCACCCAGGAGGAGTGGGAGAAGGCCGCGCTGTGGGACGAGAAGACCCAGAAGCCGCGCAAATTTCCCTGGGGCGACGAATGGATTGACGGCGCCGCCAACAGCGGCAGCCGCGTGCTGATGAACATCGGCGAGAGCAAGGGCGACGTGAGCTTCTACGGCGCCCACGACATGCTGGGCAACATCTTCGAATGGACCTCCAGCTACTACGATCCGTATCCCGGCACCAAGGCCAAGGACCGGAACTACGGCATCAAGCTGATGGTGGTCAAGGGGGCGTCGCTGTACATCGACGGGACGAAGTACCCACTGGCGGCCCGCGCCGCCTTCCCCAACAACTACCAGCTGGGCGTGGGCTTCCGCTGTGCCAAGGACGCCACCCCAGAAGACGAGGCCAAGTACAAGGACCTGTACAAGTAA
- the hypD gene encoding hydrogenase formation protein HypD, with translation MKYIQEFRGRDDARRLSDTIRGLPLRRRITLMEVCGSHTMAIHRFGIRDLLPETVNLISGPGCPVCVTEMAYIDRAVAIGRLPGVVLTTFGDMMKVPGAHTTLSHERAAGRDIRVVYSTLDALEVARRLPERQVVFLGVGFETTAPTVAAAVQQARRERLGNFSVLVAHKLIPPAMDVLARDPAVGVHGYLCPAHVSAVIGARAYEFLPQRFGVACAVVGFEPLDILQGVRLLAEQIIRGAPTVDNEYARVVRPEGNRAAQCLLAETFQPCDDRWRGIGLLPGSGLALRDEFQEFDAAVRFPVSLEPAAEPAGCRCGDILKGICQPPDCALFGTACVPEAPIGACMVSSEGTCAAWYKYRRD, from the coding sequence ATGAAGTACATCCAGGAATTCCGCGGCCGGGACGATGCCCGCCGCCTCTCGGATACGATCCGCGGCCTCCCGCTGAGGCGCCGGATCACCCTCATGGAAGTGTGCGGCTCTCACACCATGGCGATCCACCGCTTTGGGATCCGCGACCTGCTGCCCGAAACGGTGAACCTGATCTCCGGCCCGGGGTGTCCGGTCTGCGTGACCGAGATGGCCTACATCGACCGGGCCGTCGCCATCGGCCGGCTTCCGGGGGTGGTGCTGACCACCTTCGGCGACATGATGAAGGTGCCCGGCGCGCACACCACACTCAGCCACGAGCGGGCGGCCGGGCGGGACATCCGGGTCGTCTACTCGACCCTCGACGCACTCGAGGTGGCCCGCCGCCTGCCCGAGCGCCAGGTGGTCTTCCTGGGCGTAGGCTTCGAGACCACCGCCCCCACCGTCGCAGCGGCGGTGCAGCAGGCCCGGCGGGAGCGGCTGGGCAATTTCTCCGTGCTCGTGGCGCACAAGCTCATCCCGCCGGCGATGGACGTGCTGGCCCGCGACCCGGCCGTCGGGGTTCACGGCTACCTGTGCCCCGCCCACGTGAGCGCCGTCATCGGCGCGCGGGCCTACGAATTTCTGCCGCAGCGCTTCGGCGTCGCCTGCGCGGTGGTGGGCTTCGAGCCGCTGGACATCCTACAGGGCGTTCGACTGCTGGCGGAGCAGATCATCCGCGGCGCGCCGACGGTGGACAATGAATATGCCCGCGTGGTCCGGCCCGAGGGGAACCGGGCCGCCCAGTGCCTGCTGGCGGAGACCTTTCAGCCGTGCGACGACCGCTGGCGGGGGATCGGCCTCCTGCCGGGGAGCGGCCTGGCGTTGCGAGACGAGTTCCAGGAGTTCGACGCCGCCGTGCGGTTCCCGGTTTCCTTGGAGCCGGCCGCGGAGCCGGCCGGCTGCCGGTGCGGTGACATCCTCAAGGGCATCTGCCAGCCGCCGGATTGCGCACTGTTCGGAACCGCCTGCGTGCCGGAGGCGCCCATCGGGGCGTGCATGGTATCGTCGGAAGGCACCTGCGCCGCCTGGTACAAGTATCGGCGGGACTGA
- a CDS encoding Hsp20/alpha crystallin family protein: MKIKPFDDFEDLFHLQNRMQRLIREKRNCFPADAMVWTPLSDIFETENRFIILLEIPGVRRDEIELVVEADAVKVKGFKKPYPDAAQEHFHQLGREFGECYRVFRFETPIRPDSVTASIRDGVLTIEVGKQQTRKAIPVGGE, encoded by the coding sequence ATGAAAATCAAACCGTTCGACGACTTCGAGGATCTGTTCCACCTCCAGAACCGGATGCAGCGGCTGATCCGGGAGAAGCGCAACTGCTTCCCGGCCGACGCGATGGTCTGGACACCCTTGAGCGACATCTTCGAAACCGAAAACCGGTTCATCATTCTGCTCGAGATCCCCGGCGTTCGGCGGGATGAGATCGAGCTGGTCGTGGAAGCGGACGCCGTCAAGGTCAAGGGATTCAAGAAGCCGTATCCGGACGCCGCCCAGGAACATTTCCACCAGTTGGGCCGGGAATTCGGCGAATGCTACCGGGTGTTCCGGTTTGAAACCCCCATCCGGCCCGACAGCGTCACCGCCAGCATCCGCGACGGTGTGCTCACCATCGAGGTGGGCAAGCAGCAGACGCGGAAGGCCATCCCGGTGGGCGGCGAGTGA
- the rplQ gene encoding 50S ribosomal protein L17 — MRHRKEGRKLGRTTSHRRALLRNLATDFFQRERIITTLPKAKELRPVVEKLITDGKRGTLHDRRKILAYIQTKEVAHKLFEEIAPRFADRNGGYTRIIKLGYRTGDKAEIALLELLGSEFAAAEKKPAKGKGRTKKTAEPAETKDTKGAKAKEPKETKPRAPRARKPKAEETPES, encoded by the coding sequence ATGCGTCACCGTAAAGAAGGCCGCAAACTGGGACGAACCACGTCGCACCGCCGAGCCCTCCTGCGCAACCTGGCCACGGACTTTTTCCAGCGGGAGCGGATCATCACCACCCTGCCCAAGGCCAAGGAGCTGCGCCCGGTGGTGGAGAAGCTGATCACCGACGGGAAGCGGGGCACGCTGCATGACCGGCGGAAGATTCTGGCCTACATCCAGACAAAGGAAGTCGCCCACAAGCTCTTCGAGGAGATCGCCCCACGATTTGCGGACCGCAACGGCGGCTACACCCGCATCATCAAGCTGGGGTACCGCACCGGCGACAAGGCTGAGATCGCCCTGCTCGAGCTGCTGGGCAGCGAGTTTGCAGCGGCCGAAAAGAAACCCGCCAAGGGGAAGGGCCGGACCAAGAAAACCGCCGAGCCCGCCGAGACAAAGGACACCAAGGGTGCCAAGGCCAAAGAGCCGAAGGAAACCAAGCCCCGGGCGCCCCGCGCCCGCAAGCCGAAGGCGGAGGAAACGCCCGAATCCTGA
- a CDS encoding DNA-directed RNA polymerase subunit alpha, with the protein MTIPKLQKPKRLMHEAESATATYTKFYAQPFERGFGTTIGHSLRRILMSSIPGAAITAVKIDGVLHEFSSMRGVLEDVTDIILNLKQIPIQMHTQNVKTVYVDVEGPATVTSADIKTDPEVVILDPGVHIATLGEGGRLKMELRVKMSRGYLPAEANFEEELEIGYIPLDSVHSPIKKVNYQVEAARLGQATDYDKLVLEVWTNGAVTPADAVGQAAKILKDQLMLFINFEEEPEETEVEVTEEENVLNEYLQKSVEELELSVRAQNCLRNAEIKSISDLVQKTEAEMLKTKNFGRKSLNEIKEVLTEMGLALGMTLDKNGRIVRKPMDK; encoded by the coding sequence ATGACGATACCGAAACTGCAAAAGCCGAAACGGCTGATGCACGAAGCCGAGTCCGCTACGGCGACGTACACCAAGTTCTATGCCCAGCCGTTTGAGCGGGGCTTCGGCACCACCATCGGCCACTCCCTGCGGCGGATTCTGATGTCCTCGATCCCGGGTGCGGCCATCACCGCCGTCAAGATCGACGGCGTGCTGCATGAGTTTTCCTCGATGCGGGGGGTGCTGGAGGACGTCACCGACATCATCCTGAACCTGAAGCAGATCCCCATCCAGATGCACACCCAGAACGTGAAGACGGTCTACGTCGACGTGGAGGGGCCCGCCACGGTCACTTCCGCCGATATCAAGACCGACCCCGAGGTGGTCATCCTGGATCCGGGCGTCCACATCGCCACGCTGGGCGAGGGCGGTCGCCTCAAGATGGAGCTGCGCGTCAAGATGAGCCGCGGCTACCTGCCGGCGGAGGCCAACTTCGAGGAGGAGCTGGAAATCGGCTACATCCCCCTCGACTCGGTTCATTCCCCGATCAAGAAGGTGAACTACCAGGTGGAGGCCGCCCGCCTCGGGCAGGCGACCGACTACGACAAACTGGTCCTGGAAGTGTGGACCAACGGGGCCGTCACGCCGGCCGACGCCGTCGGCCAGGCCGCCAAGATTCTGAAGGACCAGCTGATGCTCTTCATCAACTTCGAGGAGGAGCCGGAGGAGACCGAGGTTGAGGTCACCGAGGAAGAGAACGTTCTCAACGAGTACCTGCAGAAGTCCGTCGAAGAACTGGAGCTCTCCGTGCGGGCGCAGAACTGCCTGCGCAACGCCGAGATCAAGTCGATCTCCGATCTGGTCCAGAAGACGGAAGCCGAGATGCTCAAGACGAAGAACTTCGGCCGGAAGTCGCTCAACGAGATCAAGGAAGTGCTCACCGAGATGGGCCTCGCCCTCGGCATGACCCTGGACAAGAACGGACGGATCGTCCGTAAACCCATGGATAAATGA
- the rpsD gene encoding 30S ribosomal protein S4, which translates to MARYKESVCRLCRREGTKLFLKGDRCFKDTCAVARRPYPPGEHGRTRKSKIVGYGLQLREKQKVKRIYGVLEAQFRRYFQEAERQKGVTGEVLLTLLERRLDNVVYRCGFAASRAQGRQFVRHGLVQVNGKRVSIPSFQIKKDDVIGVAEGFRKNAFLLNNLETAVSRGVPSWLSVDKDNVQVRVLELPKRENVDLEINEQLIVELYSK; encoded by the coding sequence GTGGCCAGATATAAAGAATCCGTATGCAGGCTGTGCCGCCGTGAGGGCACCAAGCTTTTCCTGAAGGGAGACCGCTGCTTCAAGGACACCTGCGCCGTCGCCCGCCGGCCCTATCCGCCCGGCGAGCATGGCCGGACCCGCAAGTCGAAGATCGTGGGCTACGGCCTGCAGCTTCGCGAGAAGCAGAAGGTGAAGCGGATCTACGGCGTGCTGGAGGCCCAGTTCCGCCGCTATTTCCAGGAGGCCGAACGGCAGAAAGGGGTCACCGGCGAGGTGCTCCTCACCCTGCTGGAGCGGCGGCTCGACAACGTGGTCTACCGGTGCGGCTTCGCCGCGTCGCGGGCCCAGGGCCGCCAGTTCGTGCGTCACGGTCTCGTGCAGGTCAATGGCAAGCGCGTGAGCATCCCCTCCTTCCAGATCAAGAAAGACGATGTCATCGGCGTGGCGGAGGGCTTTCGGAAAAACGCCTTCCTGCTCAACAATCTCGAAACGGCCGTGAGCCGGGGTGTGCCGTCCTGGCTGTCCGTGGACAAGGACAATGTCCAGGTCCGGGTGCTGGAACTGCCCAAGCGGGAAAACGTCGACCTGGAGATCAACGAGCAGCTCATCGTCGAGCTGTACTCCAAATAA
- the rpsK gene encoding 30S ribosomal protein S11, producing MAKETKAPTGKKTLRKKVKKVVAQGVAHVNSTFNNTIVTLTDPVGNTVACASGGSIWFKGSRKGTPFAAQQAAEAAAKLAYDNGMREVDVEVKGPGPGRESAIRALSIAGLRIRTIRDVTPIPHNGCRPKKRRRV from the coding sequence ATGGCGAAGGAAACAAAAGCCCCCACCGGTAAGAAGACGCTCCGGAAGAAGGTGAAGAAGGTCGTCGCCCAGGGCGTGGCGCACGTCAATTCGACGTTCAACAACACCATCGTGACACTGACGGATCCCGTGGGCAATACCGTCGCGTGCGCGAGCGGTGGTTCCATCTGGTTCAAGGGCTCGCGCAAGGGCACGCCGTTCGCGGCCCAGCAGGCGGCGGAAGCCGCGGCCAAGCTGGCGTACGACAACGGCATGCGGGAAGTGGATGTGGAAGTAAAAGGCCCCGGCCCCGGCCGTGAGTCGGCTATCCGGGCCCTGAGCATCGCCGGCCTGCGGATCCGCACCATCCGCGACGTGACGCCCATCCCCCATAACGGATGCCGGCCCAAGAAGCGCCGGAGAGTCTAA
- the rpsM gene encoding 30S ribosomal protein S13: MARIEGVNLPDQKNVFIGLTHIFGIGRSRSMEILERAGIDHTKKVKDLSADEIARIRAILLEEGGYEGDLRKETSMNIKRLMDIGCYRGLRHRKGLPVRGQRTHTNARTRKGPRRKKK; this comes from the coding sequence TTGGCTAGAATCGAAGGTGTCAACCTGCCGGACCAGAAGAATGTCTTCATCGGTCTGACCCACATTTTCGGGATCGGAAGGTCCCGTTCCATGGAGATCCTGGAACGTGCGGGCATCGATCATACCAAAAAGGTGAAAGACCTGAGCGCGGATGAGATCGCCCGGATCCGGGCCATCCTCCTCGAGGAGGGCGGCTACGAGGGCGACTTGCGCAAGGAAACGTCGATGAACATTAAGCGCCTGATGGACATCGGCTGCTACCGGGGACTGCGCCACCGCAAGGGCCTGCCGGTCCGCGGCCAGCGCACCCACACCAACGCCCGGACCCGCAAGGGCCCGCGGCGGAAAAAGAAGTAA
- the rpmJ gene encoding 50S ribosomal protein L36, with protein sequence MKVRASVKKICPKCKIIKRKGVLRVICENKRHKQRQG encoded by the coding sequence ATGAAGGTGCGAGCGTCGGTAAAAAAGATTTGCCCGAAGTGCAAAATAATCAAGCGGAAGGGTGTCCTGCGTGTCATTTGTGAAAACAAGCGGCACAAGCAGAGACAGGGCTAG
- the infA gene encoding translation initiation factor IF-1, whose translation MPKEDAFELNGSIIETLPNAMFRVELENKHVVLAHVSGKMRKNFIRILPGDKVLVELSPYDLSRGRIIYRFK comes from the coding sequence ATGCCCAAAGAAGACGCGTTTGAACTGAATGGATCGATCATTGAGACGTTGCCCAACGCCATGTTTCGGGTGGAGTTGGAAAACAAGCACGTGGTGCTGGCCCACGTGTCCGGGAAGATGCGGAAGAACTTCATCCGGATCCTGCCCGGCGACAAGGTGCTGGTGGAATTGTCGCCGTACGACCTGAGCCGCGGCCGGATCATTTACCGTTTCAAGTAA
- the map gene encoding type I methionyl aminopeptidase, translating into MMIKSAAQIEKVRRACRVVAEVLQQLREHARPGATTGELDVLAEAYIRAQGCLPAFKGYQGYPKTLCTSVNDQIVHGIPSGYVLKSGDLLSVDVGAVYDGFYGDGAVTLLMGEVSEKHRLLAEVTEGSLYKGIAQARAGNRLSDISHAVQSHVERFGFAVVRDFVGHGIGAQLHEEPQLPNFGPPGQGPLLKAGMLLALEPMVNEYTPHVRILSDRWTAVTVDGGYSAHFEHTILVTDDGPEILTRLGE; encoded by the coding sequence ATGATGATCAAGTCGGCCGCCCAGATCGAAAAGGTTCGACGGGCCTGCAGGGTGGTCGCCGAGGTTCTGCAGCAGCTTCGCGAGCACGCCCGGCCCGGCGCGACCACCGGCGAGCTGGACGTTCTGGCCGAGGCGTACATCCGCGCGCAGGGCTGTCTGCCTGCGTTCAAGGGCTACCAGGGGTACCCCAAGACGCTCTGCACGTCGGTCAACGACCAGATCGTCCACGGCATCCCGTCCGGGTACGTGCTCAAGAGCGGCGACCTGCTGAGCGTGGATGTGGGGGCCGTGTACGACGGCTTCTACGGCGACGGAGCGGTCACGCTGCTCATGGGCGAGGTGTCCGAGAAGCACCGCCTGCTGGCCGAGGTGACCGAGGGATCGCTCTACAAGGGCATCGCCCAGGCCCGCGCCGGCAATCGGCTGAGCGACATCTCCCATGCGGTCCAGAGCCACGTGGAACGGTTCGGTTTCGCCGTGGTGCGGGATTTTGTTGGGCACGGCATCGGCGCCCAGCTCCACGAGGAGCCGCAGCTGCCCAACTTTGGGCCGCCGGGCCAGGGGCCGCTGCTCAAGGCCGGCATGCTGCTGGCGCTGGAGCCGATGGTGAACGAGTACACGCCCCACGTGCGCATACTATCCGACCGGTGGACGGCGGTGACGGTGGACGGCGGCTACTCGGCCCACTTCGAGCACACGATCTTGGTCACCGACGATGGGCCGGAGATCCTGACTCGGCTGGGTGAGTAA
- a CDS encoding adenylate kinase, which yields MARMVILLGAPGSGKGTQAKRIAEAYGYPQISTGDILRDAVRRGTPLGLAAKAAMDRGALVPDDVVIGIIRERIQESDCAGGCTLDGFPRTVAQARALAGLAGAFRETVLFFDVSDELLIRRLTGRRNCVVCGAIYNVFFTPPAEESRCDRCGGALVQRDDDREDVVRNRLAVYRQHTEPLTAHYAAQGTLVRLDGSLDIDPLFEQIRRVLAG from the coding sequence ATGGCGCGGATGGTCATACTGCTCGGTGCCCCCGGTTCCGGGAAAGGCACCCAGGCGAAACGGATCGCCGAGGCGTATGGCTATCCACAGATCTCCACCGGAGACATCCTCCGGGACGCGGTGCGCCGCGGCACTCCGCTAGGCCTGGCGGCCAAGGCGGCCATGGACCGGGGGGCGCTGGTGCCCGATGACGTGGTCATCGGCATCATCCGGGAGCGGATCCAGGAGTCCGATTGCGCCGGAGGTTGCACCCTGGACGGATTCCCCCGGACGGTGGCGCAGGCCCGGGCGCTGGCCGGACTGGCCGGAGCGTTCCGGGAAACGGTTTTGTTCTTTGATGTGTCCGACGAGCTGCTGATCCGGCGGCTGACCGGCCGGCGGAACTGCGTGGTGTGCGGGGCGATCTACAACGTATTTTTCACACCCCCCGCCGAGGAAAGCCGATGTGATCGGTGCGGCGGCGCCCTGGTCCAACGGGACGACGACCGCGAGGACGTGGTGCGGAACCGGCTGGCGGTCTACCGGCAGCACACGGAACCGCTGACGGCGCACTACGCCGCGCAGGGGACGCTGGTCCGCCTGGACGGCAGCCTGGACATTGATCCGCTCTTTGAGCAAATCCGGCGGGTGCTGGCGGGATGA
- the secY gene encoding preprotein translocase subunit SecY, which produces MANGETRILESFKNIFAIPELRNRILFMLAMLAVYRVGSWIPTPGVDATALEEFFTSQAGGSLVGFLDLFTGGNLRRFSIFAQGIMPYITASIILQLLTIVWPYLERLSKEGELGRKKITQYTRYLTIVLSVFQSLATAFFLEQTSISANQPIVLNPGLGFKLLTILTLTTGTAFIMWLGEQISERGIGNGISLIIFAGIVAGLPDGVAWMIKKVTDGALIQVLVLVALMVVVIAFVVFVERGQRKIPIQYAKRMVGRKVYGGQSTFLPLRVNAGGVIPIIFAASLLALPQTLKFMVKASWMEKISEQLSHGYPLYILFYALGIIFFTFFYVGIIYNPNEVADNIRKFGGSIPGIRPGKPTAELIDKIMTRMTFAAGIYLVVVSLLPDFLISGIRVAAFPWVGDWLHDSLPEFITQGLGVTFYFGGTSLLIVVGVAMDTVNQIESQLIMRHYDGFLKRGRIRGRRG; this is translated from the coding sequence ATGGCTAACGGCGAGACTCGCATCCTCGAGTCTTTCAAGAACATCTTCGCCATCCCGGAGTTGCGGAACCGGATCCTGTTCATGCTGGCCATGCTGGCCGTCTACCGCGTCGGATCCTGGATCCCGACTCCCGGCGTCGATGCCACCGCCCTGGAGGAGTTTTTCACCTCCCAGGCCGGCGGCTCGCTGGTGGGCTTTCTTGACCTGTTCACGGGCGGCAATCTGCGGCGCTTCTCGATTTTCGCCCAGGGCATCATGCCCTACATCACGGCCTCCATCATCCTCCAGTTGCTGACCATCGTCTGGCCGTACTTGGAGCGCCTGTCGAAGGAAGGGGAGCTGGGTCGCAAGAAGATCACCCAGTACACGCGGTATCTCACCATCGTGCTCAGCGTCTTCCAGTCGCTGGCCACGGCCTTCTTCCTGGAACAGACCAGCATCTCGGCCAACCAGCCCATCGTCCTGAATCCCGGCCTCGGGTTCAAGCTGCTCACCATCCTGACCCTGACCACCGGCACGGCGTTCATCATGTGGCTGGGCGAGCAGATCTCCGAGCGCGGCATCGGCAACGGCATCTCACTCATCATTTTCGCCGGCATCGTGGCCGGCCTGCCCGACGGCGTGGCCTGGATGATCAAAAAGGTCACCGACGGCGCCTTGATCCAGGTGCTGGTGCTTGTCGCCCTGATGGTCGTGGTGATCGCATTTGTGGTCTTCGTGGAGCGCGGCCAGCGCAAAATCCCCATCCAATACGCCAAGCGGATGGTGGGCCGCAAGGTGTACGGCGGCCAGAGCACCTTCCTGCCCCTGCGGGTCAACGCGGGCGGGGTCATTCCGATCATCTTCGCCGCATCGCTCCTGGCGCTCCCCCAGACGCTTAAGTTCATGGTCAAGGCGTCGTGGATGGAGAAGATCTCCGAGCAGCTCTCCCACGGCTACCCGCTCTACATCCTGTTCTACGCCCTGGGGATCATCTTCTTCACCTTCTTCTACGTGGGCATCATTTACAACCCGAACGAGGTGGCGGACAACATCCGCAAGTTCGGCGGCTCCATCCCCGGCATCCGGCCGGGTAAACCCACCGCCGAGCTCATCGACAAGATCATGACCCGGATGACCTTCGCCGCCGGCATCTACCTGGTGGTGGTGTCGCTGCTCCCCGACTTTCTCATCAGCGGCATCCGGGTGGCGGCGTTCCCCTGGGTGGGCGACTGGCTGCACGACTCGCTGCCCGAGTTCATCACCCAGGGTCTTGGCGTGACGTTCTACTTCGGCGGCACGTCGCTGCTGATCGTCGTCGGCGTGGCCATGGACACGGTCAACCAGATCGAGTCCCAGCTCATCATGCGCCACTACGACGGGTTCCTGAAGCGCGGCCGGATCCGGGGCCGGCGAGGATAA
- the rplO gene encoding 50S ribosomal protein L15, which produces MGIGLHNLKRNAGANRPSKRRGQGPGSGNGKTAGRGYKGQRSRSGYSHKIGFEGGQMPLYRRLPKVGFTNIFKKEYAIINLAALNRFDAGTVVTPELLAEAGLIRNLKHDVKVLGNGKIQKKLTVRAHKFSRTAAESIAAAGGKVEVING; this is translated from the coding sequence ATGGGAATCGGCTTGCATAACCTGAAACGGAACGCCGGCGCCAACCGGCCAAGCAAGCGGCGGGGCCAGGGGCCCGGGTCCGGCAACGGCAAGACCGCCGGCCGCGGCTACAAGGGCCAGCGGTCACGTTCCGGCTACTCGCACAAGATCGGCTTTGAAGGTGGCCAGATGCCCCTGTACCGCCGCCTGCCGAAGGTGGGATTCACCAACATCTTCAAAAAGGAATACGCCATCATCAACCTGGCGGCGCTGAACCGATTCGATGCCGGCACGGTAGTGACCCCCGAGCTGCTCGCCGAGGCGGGGCTGATCCGCAATTTGAAGCACGACGTCAAGGTGCTGGGCAACGGGAAGATCCAGAAGAAACTCACCGTCCGGGCACACAAATTCAGCCGCACCGCTGCCGAGAGCATCGCGGCGGCCGGTGGCAAAGTCGAGGTCATCAATGGCTAA